Genomic window (Lutra lutra chromosome 17, mLutLut1.2, whole genome shotgun sequence):
tatattgaaaatatctgggcgcctgggtggctcagtgggttaagccgctgccttcggctcaggtcatgatctcagggtcctgggatcaagtcccacatcgggctctctgctcagcagggagcctgcttcccttcctctctctctgcctgcctctctgcctacttgtgatctctgtctgtcaaataaataaataaaatctttaaaaaaaaagaaaaagaaaatatcttctccactgtgctgcattttttaaatgaataaatgacttcATTTGATGAACACTACCTCTCATTTTAATGTAGTCCAGTATGTCGGCCTTTTCCTTGGGAAAAGAACTTCCTGCTGAGTTCTTTCTGTAATGTCTAAAAGGCAGCTTTTTCTACTATAAGTTCTTAAATATATTCTTCCAGGTcgtcttctagaagctttattttacatttctcagattttaaaaacccATCTAGAACTAATTTTTGTAAATGGGGTAGGATGGGGGTCAAGATGGATTTCCCCCTTTATGAATATTCAGTTGAcatagcaccatttattgaagacaaaAATTAAGCTTTCCTGTCAGCACATGCACTTCAGTGTCATTTTTATAGAAAGCAGGTGACCGTATAGATAACAATCTACATCAGGCTAACATTCTGCTCTGTTGCCTTATTTGTCTATCCTTGTGCCATGGTCAAGGAGTGTTAATGAATATAGTCTCataatcagttttgttttgtgattatGTAAATCCTCAAACATTATTATTCCTCAGAATTAtcttgggtattttttttctaatttattattttttattttattttatttttttaaattatattttttattatgttcagttagtcttGACTATTCTTAGCCTATTTATGTCTAcataattttagaatcagctgtcagtgttcacacacacacacacacacacacacagacaaaccACTTGTTGGATTTCCAATGACATAGCACTGAATTTATACAGCAACTTGGGGTTAATTGATGTTTTCCAGTTGGAATTGAGTCTTGCAATCCACAAACATAGCTACTCTTTATACATATAATATCTGTAATattgtgtatttctttaaagGGCTTGCacattttcattgaatttttcttagatattttatgtttaatggCGATATATAgagttgagtatttttttaaagattttatttatttatttgacagagattacaagtaggcagagaggcaggcagagagagagagagagaggaagcaggctccccgctgagcagagagcccgatgtgggactcgatcccaggaccctgggatcatgacctgagccgaaggcagaggctttaatccgctgagccacccaggcgccccaaagattttatttatttgacagagagatcacaagcaggcagagaggcaggcagagagaggaggaagcaggctccccgctgagcagagagcccgatgcagggcttgatcccaggactcagagatcatgacctgagccgaaggcagcggcttaacccactgagccacccaggcgccccataagttgagtatttttttaaatttaattttcagctGCTAGTGTCATAATATAATCCGAATGATTTTGGCAAATTGGTCTTGTATCAGACATCTTGCAAAAATTCACcttgcctaggggcgcctgggtggctcagtgggttaagccgctgccttcggctcaggtcatgatctcagggtcctgggattgagtcccgcatcgggctctctgctcagcggagaacctgcttcctcctctctctctctctctctctctctctgcctgcctctctgcctacttgtgatctctctgtgtgaaataaataaataaaatctttaaaaaaaaattcaccttgcCTAATATTTGTAGAATGTTTCATACTTTCTTGGAAACAAAATCAGGAcatgtataaaataatgatatttgaaatattttcttgccttttttactGACTAAAGAGTAGTCCAATGTTGCATAGAATTGGCAGTGGTCATCcatctctcagttttttttttttttaagattttatttatttatttgtcagagagagagagggagagagagcgagcacaggcagacagaatggcaggcagaggcagagggagaagcaggctccctgacgagcaaggagcctgatgtgggactcgatcccaggacactgggatcatgatctgagccgaaggcagctgcttaaccaactgagccacccaggtgtcccccatctCTCAGTTTTAAGGGGAAAACATTTAAGGATGAGTTTGGGTGTATTTCGCATACTTTATGACATGAAGGAAGTTCTCATTATCCCCAGTTTACTAATATCTTTTGGTAATGAACACCAACTTTCATTAAACACCTTTAATGTATCCAAGGAGATGATTATATTGTGTTTTTCTAAACTCTATTCATGTGgtaattgactttttaattttaacccaacttttcattttgaaagtaaaccccaattggggcacctgagtggctcagtaggctaaatGTTTGCcctccactcaagtcatgatcccagatcaagccccgcattgggctccctgctcagcgggagcctttCCTCTCCccgtgcatgtgctctctctcaaataagtaaattttttaaaaaacttaaaaaaagaaggtaaaccTCACTTGttttgtgatttattattttctatatatgtcattggatttgatttgcaaatgttttgctttccatttctatACCTACCATTTGTGAGAGATCTTGACCTGTAGTGTACCTTTCTTTAATGTACttataaacttttattattagGGAGTTGCTAAACTCATTAAAAGGGGAGTGTTCCCACTTCTTATGCTCTGGGAATATTTGTGTAAGATTAGCATTCTTTCTTACATGTCTAGTAGAATTTATGCATGAACTTAtctgaaactgaatttttaaaattatgcctgTGCTGTAATAGTTCTGTATCTCTTCTATTTCTAGCTTGCACTCTTTAGGTATCGATGAGCTGGTGCAACAGACTTccggagaaaaaaaaaatcaggaggaaCTGAATATCTGATGTTGAATCTCTCTGAGAATTCCTATTAAGAATGGCTTTAGATCTCAAAACCTCATTTCAGGGAGAACCATCTAGGAATGATCCTGGGTCAGAAAACCTAGAGCATAAACCCTGTCAAGGGCAAGCCattcaggaggaagaggagatctGTGAGTTCCCGAGGACTCAGCTCAGTTTATTACAAAACAGTAATAACTTATGTGCAAGGCAGGAACTGCAAAATCTCTATAAGTTATTTCACTCATGGCTGCAGCCAGAAAAACACAGCAAGGATGAAATTATTTCTCGTTTGGTCCTGGAACAGTTTATGATCAATGGCCACTGCAGTGACAGGACCATgttgaaagagaaatggaatgcCAGTGGCAGAAACCTGGAGAAATTCATGGAAGATCTGACTGACGATGGCATGAAGCCACCTGGATTAGTGAGTAGAGGGTTTCAGCTCCTGGCCTGAGGGTCAGAGGTGTGTAAGGATTAAGTACAGCCTGTTGTAATTGCCCGGGAGTAGAGAAGGAAGAGTTATTGTAGACCCACTTACTAGTTCTCACCAAAGAGATCCTTTGCCATGCTAAGTAAGCAAAATGAGAGCAGATGTTTTATAGGCATCTGTTCAGTAGGACATAGAGCCAacatattaattgattttaacCAGTGAGATGGTAGGAGGACTCACTAAGAAACTGACAGTAGAGCAGAGACCTCAAGAATGGGGAGAAATGCCTTAACACAAGATCATTCTTCCCTCAGAAATCTTGAGTATTCATCTTTTCCCATTGAAAATGACACACTAATTAGAAATCACCATGAACTTTAAGGCCAGCAGGGATAAGGGCAGAATAGTGGATGTGGCAGCATGCGGTAGTGGGATCTTGGGAAAGCCGCACGAGGGAAGGTCTTCTACAAAGGCTTCTGTCACTCAACAGATCCATATACCATAGTgatgagggtttttgttttgttttgtttggttttgttttgttttgttttgttttttataggtCCACATCCACATGCAGGGACAAGAAGCCCTCTTTTCTGAGAATATACCCTTAAGAGAAGTCATTGTTTATTTCACGAAACAGTTGTCAGCAGGGACCTCAACAGAAGAGAACATGGGGACACCCTCCTGGACTCCCCAAGATACTTCCCTGGAAAGAGGACAAGGTGAGTGGGGTAAGCCGAGGTACCAGAGGGATTCATGCGGCTCCTACTTGGGCACGACTTCACCGAGTCACTTTATCCCCCACAGGAgagaaagctaaagaaaatggTGACAACATTTATCACATAAATGACAGTATTACCAGTCAAAGCAGAGAAATACCTTCCCTGCTCATTATCCAGGAAGAGGACAGTGTTTCTTTGAAGAATCCGCTTAGCTCCAGAAGAGCAGCTCTAGGCACATCCGGGTCCCAGGAAGGGGCCCTGGAAGGACCCTCCTATCAAGATGTCCTTACGGAGGGGGGACCAGGGTTTCTCTCTCAGCCAGTTCAGGTCACCCCTGAGCCTGTTCCTACCCACCAGAGAACTGAGGGGAAATCCCCATGTGGGGGACAGCAAGGAGGACACCATGAAACCCAAAAGTCATACAGATGTGAAAAGTGTCCTAGGTTCTTCAGGTATCTCTCTCAGCTACAAGCCCATCAGAGAAGACATAAGAACGAGAGGACATTTATTTGTGCTGAGTGTGACAAAGGCTTCTTCCAAGCGTCAGACCTACACGTGCATCAGAAGATTCATGCAGGAGAGAAGCCTTTCACGTGCAGCACGTGTGAAAAATCCTTCAGCCACAAAACCAACCTTCTGGCCCATGAGAGAatccacacaggagagaagccctatgagTGCTCCCTCTGCCACAGAAGCTACCGCCAGTCGTCGACCTACCACCGCCACCTGAAGACTCACCAGAAGAGGGCCTCCAGAGGGCTTCCTTCCACACCAGGAGCTTCCTCAGGTGCAGCCCCAGTGGAATGATGTAGAAATACGAATGCAGATGCGTGTATTTCCATGGCACTTCCCTGTTTAGAACGTGTCATTTCCTGATTATATTGTCCGTGTACTGTCTTCACTAAAATGTGAGGTGATGGAGGGATTTTTCAAGTTCGTTCACTAGAGTATCTCACGTGCCTAGAAAGGTGGCTTACAGATTTCAGGTAGCCAACAAAGAGTCTGCTGCATGAATGCACGAATGTGTAATGTTGGTGCTTATTCCTAAAACCCAGCAACGTTCAACCATAGGACACAAAGAGCAGCTCCCAGTGGTCAAGGGATgctttccctcctgctcccctgtcCTCTGTCCTCACCCTTTGTCTTTACTGGGCCACA
Coding sequences:
- the ZSCAN4 gene encoding zinc finger and SCAN domain-containing protein 4: MALDLKTSFQGEPSRNDPGSENLEHKPCQGQAIQEEEEICEFPRTQLSLLQNSNNLCARQELQNLYKLFHSWLQPEKHSKDEIISRLVLEQFMINGHCSDRTMLKEKWNASGRNLEKFMEDLTDDGMKPPGLVHIHMQGQEALFSENIPLREVIVYFTKQLSAGTSTEENMGTPSWTPQDTSLERGQGEKAKENGDNIYHINDSITSQSREIPSLLIIQEEDSVSLKNPLSSRRAALGTSGSQEGALEGPSYQDVLTEGGPGFLSQPVQVTPEPVPTHQRTEGKSPCGGQQGGHHETQKSYRCEKCPRFFRYLSQLQAHQRRHKNERTFICAECDKGFFQASDLHVHQKIHAGEKPFTCSTCEKSFSHKTNLLAHERIHTGEKPYECSLCHRSYRQSSTYHRHLKTHQKRASRGLPSTPGASSGAAPVE